In the Thermodesulfobacteriota bacterium genome, GTGCTGCGGGCCGGGTTGCGAGGGGTGGGGTGGTGAGCGTGGACTTGGACGCGGCATGGGTCTGTCCTCCCGTGGGAAGTGTTCTGGAAATGGGCCTGAGCACAGGGGCCAAGCCCGTTGCGAGCGCTGCCAGGGCTGGCGGCATCACTGCACCGCTCGCGGCCATGGGGCGAGCCATCAGACGATCACCGGCTCGCGACTGGGCGGGGCGAAGGGCCGGCCCAAGCTCTTCACCTGGGGCAGGACGTTGGCCGCCGGACCAAGATCGACGATGAGCACATGGTCCTCGCCGTGGTCGATGATCTCGGCCAGGGCCGCCTCCAGCTGCACCACCCGCATCCGGCTGA is a window encoding:
- the cas2 gene encoding CRISPR-associated endonuclease Cas2; translated protein: MAALEHLYLVSYDVCDDRRWRRLFKTMKGYGEWLQLSVFQCRLSRMRVVQLEAALAEIIDHGEDHVLIVDLGPAANVLPQVKSLGRPFAPPSREPVIV